DNA from Kitasatospora herbaricolor:
CCACACCGAGGTCCTCCCCGGATACCACCTGCGTCCGATCAGGGAATCGGACGTCGACCTCGACCACCCCGCCGTCATGGGCTCCCGCGAGCGGCTCTGGGCGCTGTACGGGGAGGCCTGGGGGTGGCCGTCGGCCACCATGTCCTTCGAGGCGGACCGCGCGGACCTCGCCCGGCACGAGCGGGAGATCGAGGCCCATCAGTCCTTCAACTACGCGCTGTTCGACACCGCCGAATCCGCGCTGCTGGGCTGCGTCTACATCGACCCGCCGGAGAAGCCCGGCGCCGACGCCGAGATCTGCTGGTGGGTGGTGGACGGGCTGGCGGGCGGCGAGGTCGAGGCGGCCCTGGACGCGCTGGTCCCGGCCTGGATCTCCGAACGCTGGCCGCTGAAGAATCCCCGGTACATCGGCCGGGACATCTCCTGGTCGGACTGGATCGCCCTGCCCGCACTCGGCTGAGCCGGCGGGGCGTCCGCACCCGGACGGTGGCCCGGGAGTGCGCGCCCGCACGGTGGCCCGGACGTCGGTGGGGGCGGGCCCGGCAGGTCCGTCCCGGGGCCGGCGCCGCGGAAACCACTGCCCCGCGGGAAAGCACTGCCCCGCGGAAAAGCACTGGCTTGCGGGAAAGCACTGCCCCGCAGGGGCCCCGGCACTACGCTCCCGACCATGAGTGCATTCCGCTGGCCCGTCCTCGACGAGGCCCATCAGGCTCTGCGCAGCGCCGTCGCGCAAGTCCCCGCCGACGGTTGGCAGCGGCCGACGCCCGCCGGGCGGTGGACGGTCGCGCAGGTCCTGCAGCACGCCGCCGCCGACCAGCTGGCGTACGCCGCCAGGCTCACCGGCGGGCCCGGGCCTGACTACGACCCGTTCGAGCCGTCGGGCACCATCCCGGGGAGCCCGGCCGAGCTGCTGGAGACGGCCCTGACCGCCTCGGCCGAAGCCTTCGGCGCCGTCGACCCCGCCGATGCCGAGGTGCCCGTCCCGCTCCCGCCGTACACCCTGACGGCGGCCCGCGCGGTGGAGGCGGCCGCACTCGACGCCGCGGTGCACGCCTGGGACATCGCCGTCGCGAGCGGCCTGCGCTCCCCGTTGACGCCGGCGCTGGCGAAGGCCCTGCGACCGGTCGCCGACGACGTGGTCGAGCCGCTCCGCGGCTACGCCTTCGCCTCGGCGCTCGAACCGGCCGCCGGCGCGGACGCGGCCGACGCGCTGCTCAACCACCTCGGCCGCCGGGCCGACTGGAAAGGCTGACCCGAGCAGCGCCCGCGCGGTGGCGACGGGCCCGGGCGGTCCCGCCGTTCGGCCCGACCGGCACCGCCCCTTCACCAACAGCCGGCCCCCAGGCGGCGGCCGGTCGCGTCCTGACCGCATCGGTTCCGCGGCGTCCCGAGGGCCGCCCGACTCCGGTCGCCGCTGCGCACCTCTGCGTGCCCCGGCTGTTCACCCCTGCGCGGGTACGACCGTTCACCAGTCCGTCCACGGCGGCCCCCGCCGCTCACTCGGCCGGGTGAACCCGCAGGTCGGCGCGTGCCCCTGATCAACTCGCTCCAGTTGGCGTTGGGTCCGACGTATGCGAATTCTGTTTCAGGAGCATTGATGCCCAACCCGCGTGACAATTCGACCGATTCCGCACGGACCGGCTCCCCAGGGCTCTTCCGTCGTACCTTCCTCGGGTCCGCCGCGGCGGCCGCCGCCGTGGCCGGCGGCGTCGCCCTCACCGGCAGCCCGGCCGTCGGCGCACCCCGCACGGCGCCCAAGGGCCGCGGCATCGACCCGGACCTGAGCCACGACCTCGCCCGCAAGATGCTGCTGGTCGGGGAGAACGGCGAGGACCTCACGCTGGAGTACCTGCGGATCCTGATCGACGGCCGGCTCCCGGCGCGCGCCCGGCAGAAGAAGGTCCTGATCGTCGGTGCCGGCGTCGCCGGGCTGGCCGCCGCGAGCCTGCTCAAGCAGGCCGGGCACGAGGTGGTGATCATCGAGGCCAACGCCAGCCGGGTCGGCGGCCGGGTCAAGACCTTCCGCGGCTTCCAGGACAAGGCGCTGTACGCGGAGGCCGGCGCCATGCGGCTGCCGGACTTCCACCCGCTGGTCCGCGCCCTGGCCGACAAGCTCGGACTCAAGCGCCGGCTGTTCTACAACGCCGACGTCGCACCCGGCGCCGAGCCCACCGGCTCGGTGCCGCCGGTGGTGTACCGGTCCTTCACCGGGGAGACCTGGTCGAACCGCCCCGACGACTTCACCTTCAAGGCGCCCAAGCTGGACGGCAAGCGCCTGATCCGGGTGAACGGGATGACCACCAGCCGGAACGCCTACGCCGACGCGCCGGACAAGCTGCACAAGACCTTCGGCGTGAACTCGGGCGGCCGCACGATGTCGGACGCCGTCACCGAGGCACTGAAGCCGGTCACGGTGTCCCCCGAGGCCGACATCAACGAGCAGATCGAGGCCTGGGCCAGGATCTTCCAGAAGTACGACGACCACTCCACCCACCGCTACCTGGTGGAGGAGGCGGGCTGGGACCTGGCGCAGATCCAGGCGGCCGGCACCTTGGAGAACCTCACCTCCCGGCTGCACTACTCGCTCATCCCGACCCTCATCGACCACGCGGCGATCAAGCCCACCAACCGCTACTGGGAGCTGGAGGGCGGCACCGACCAGCTGACCGAGGCGATGGCCGCGCCACTGCGCAACGACATCCGGATGGGCCGGCGGATGACCCGGCTCGTCCAGACCGACACCGGCGTCCGGATCGACACCACCGCCGAGAGCGGCGACGAGGAGTCCTTCGACGGCGCTCCGATCGCCCCCACGGAGTCCTTCGAGGGCGACTACGCGATCGTCACCATCCCGTTCAGCGCGCTGCGCTTCTGCTCGGTCGAGCCGCTGATGTCGTACCCGAAGCGCCGCGCCGTGAATGAGCTGCACTACGACTCGGCGACCAAGGTGCTGTTGGAGTTCAAGACCCGGTTCTGGGAGCAGGGGCCGAACGGCTTCACCGGCGGCGGCTGCGTCTCGGACAGCGCGAGCCGGTTCACCTACTTCCCCTCGCACTCCCCCGAGGGGTCGGCCGGCGGCGTGGTGCTGGCCTCCTACAGCTGGTCGGACGACGCGATGCGCTGGGACTCGCTCACCCCGGGCGAGCGGTACGCCTTCGCGCTCGACGACATGGAGCGGATGTTCGGTCCGGTCGTCCGGAGCGAGTTCACCGGGGTCGGCGCGACCCAGTCCTGGGCGCGGGCCCGCTACGCGCTCGGCGAGGCCGTCATCTTCACGCCCGGCCAACTGCACGAACTGCACCCCGCCAGCCGCACGGTGGAGGGCCGGGTGCACTTCGCGGGTGAGCACACCAGCCTGAAGCCGGCCTGGATCGAGGGTGCGCTGGAGTCCGCCGTCCGCACCTTCCTGGAGGTCCACCCGCGCTGACCCGCGGCAGCCGGACGTCCGGGGTGCCGGGCCACCGCTCCCGCCGGGGCGGCGGCCCGGCGCCCCCGGTCCCGCGCGCCCGCCTCCCTCCCGGGAGGGAGGCGGGACCCATCGCGGGCGGGAGGTGCCCGGTCGGCCGCGCTGGAAGAGTCTCCGGTACCGGGCAGGGCGCCCGGGACCAACGGGAGGCCCGCTCATGACCGTTCATCAGTTCCTCGCGTCGGCAGGCCGGACGGGGCTCCGACTGGCCACCGGCATGCTGGCGGGAGCGCTGCTGGCCGCCACCGCGCCGACGGCGGGCGCCGCGACCGCGGCCGGGGTCGCTCCCGGGCCGGCCGCGGCACGCGCCGACGAGGCGGCCCTGCGGCAGGCACTGGCGGACATCGTGGCGGCCGGCGGCTCCACCGCCGCCCTGGCCGAGGTCCACGACGGCGGCCGGACGGTCTGGCGCGGCACGGCCGGCACCGCGGACCTGGCGACCCACGCCCCGGTGCGCGCGGACGGTCACTTCCGGATCGGCAGCATCACCAAGACCTTCGTCGCGACCGTCGTCCTCCAACTGGTCGGCGAGGGCCGCCTGCGGCTGGACGACACCGTGGAGCACCTGCTGCCGGGCGCCGTCCCCGGCGGCACCGGCATCACGCTCCGCCAACTCCTCGACCACACCAGCGGGATACCCGACTACACCGAGGACCCGCGGTTCGAGATGAAGGACGAGGCGGACATCCTGCGCTGGGTCGACACCGGCCGCTGGACCACCTACCGGCCCCGGGAGCTGGTCGACGTCGCGACGGCGCACCCGGCGCTGTTCCCGCCGGGCACCGGCTGGAGCTACTCCAACACCAACTACCTCCTGGCCGGGATGGCCGTCGAGCGGGTCACCGGCCACAGCTGGGAGGAGGAGGTGCGGCGGCGCATCGTCCTCCCGCTGGGCCTGACCGGGACGTCCTTCCCCCGCACCTCGCCCTTCGTCCCGGCGCCGCACGCGCACGGCTACTTCAGCCTGTCCGGCGGCCCGGTGGACGTCACGCTGCGGAACCCCTCGGGCGCCTCGGCCGCCGGCTCCGGCATCTCCACCGCCGCCGACCTGGACCGCTTCCTCGCCGCGCTGCTCGGCGGCCGCCTGCTGCGCCCCGCCGAACTGGCCGAGATGCAGCGGACGACGGAGGTCCGCCCGGGCGTCGGCTACGGCCTGGGCCTGCAGCGGATGGACTCCCCCTGCGGGCCCCTGTTCGGACACACCGGGAGCATCGAGGGCTACCAGTCCGCGCTGGTCGGCACCCGGGACGGCGGTCGGCAGATCGCCCTGTCCTACAACCCGTTCGACCGCAGCAAGGGAGCGGAGCAGCAGCGCGCCGTGCTCGGCCTGCTGGTGAACGCGCTCTGCCCGTCGGCCCCCACCGGCGGCGCCACGCCGAACGGCTGACCGGGCCTGAGCCGGCGGCCGGCCCGCCGCCGGCTCAGGCCTCGGGCGTGATCCGCCCGAGCCGGCGCACCAGCTGCTCCACCGTGTCGGTGGGCGGCCAGGGGAAGTTCGGCAGGCCGGCCCGCAAGGTGACCTGACCGTGCAGGGCCGTCCAGAGCGCGACGGCGTCGCCGAAGGGGTCGTCGCCGGCCGAACGCCCGGCGCGGGCGCAGGCCTCCAGGCTGTCGACCAGGGTCTGGAACGCGAGCAGCCCGTGCGAGGCGCCGGGGCTCGCGCCGTCCGAGTCGTCCGAGTCGTCCGCGCCGGCACCGCCGGCACCGCCGGCACCGCCGGCACCGCCGATGCCTGCGAAGCCCTCCGGGCCGCAGGGGGACTCCTTCTGCTCGGCCCGCGGGGAGCCGAACAGCAGGCGGTAGCGGGCGGGTTCGCGGGTACCGAACTCGACATAGGCGGCGCAGCCCGCGAGCAGTGCCTCGACCGGGTCCTGGTACCCGTCGGAGGCGCCGAGGACGCTCTCGCGCAGCTGGGTGAGCGACTCGACCACGACGGCGTCGACGATGGCGTCCCGGTCGGCGAAGTGGGCGTAGATCGACGGAGCCGCGATGCCGACCTCGCGGGCCACCGAGCGCAGGGTGACGGCCTGGTCGGAGCCGGTGCGGACGATGATCGCGGTCGCCGCCCGGACGATCTCCTCGCGGAGCCGGGGCCCCTCGCCGCGCCGGTTGCGGTGCCGCGTCGGCGCCTGTTCGCCCTGGTCGGGGGCGGCGGCGGGATCCGAGGGCTGCTTGGGCATGGCGGCAACTTTACACCTGTTAGGCGATTGGAGTAGCTTTCCCTCCGCAAGCTTACGCACGTAAGGTTACAGGGGTGAGGAAAGCATGGGCTCTGCCAGCACCACCGACCCGGACCAGGGCCACCCACGACGCTGGGCCGCCCTGGCGGCGCTCTGCACGTCACTCGTGGTGGTCACCATCGACAACACGGTGCTCAACACCGCACTGCCCGCGCTCGCCACCGGGCTCCCGGCCTCCACCGCGGACCTCCAGTGGATCAACAACGCCTACACACTGGTCTTCGCGGCGATGCTGATCACCGCCGGCAGCCTCGGCGCGCGGATGGGCCAGCGCCTGGCCCTGACCGGTGGGCTGACGGTCTTCGCCCTCGGATCCGCGGTCGCCGCGACGGCCGGCTCGGCCGGCCAACTGATCGGACTCCGGGCGGTGATGGGCCTGGGGGCGGCCTTCGTCATGCCGGCCACGCTGTCCACCATCGTGACGCTCTTCGGCCCCCGGGAGCGCCCCAAGGCGATCGCCCTCTGGTCCGCGACGGCCGGGCTCGGCATCGTGATCGGCCCGATCGCGGGCGGCCTGCTGCTGGAGCACTTCTCCTGGAGCAGCGTCTTCTGGATCAACGTGCCGCTGGTCGCGATCGCGCTCGGCGCCGTACTGCTCCTGCTCCCCCCGATGCCCGGCCGGCCGGGAGGCCGACTGGACATCCCCGGCCTGCTGCTGTCGGCGAGCGGGCTGGCCGCACTGGTCGACGTGATCGTCCAGGGGCCCGAGCGCGGCTGGCTCTCCGCCACGTCGCTGGCCGAGGCCGCGGCCGCCGTCCTGCTGCTGGCCGCCTTCGCCGGCTGGGAGCTGCGTACCGCCGAACCGATGGTCGACATCAGGGTCTTCGCGATCCGGGCCTTCAGCCTCGCCGGGGTGCTGCTCGCGGTCACCTTCTTCGCCCTGTTCGGCCTGCTCTTCGTCTTCACCCAGTACCTGCAACTGGTGCACGGCTACAGCCCCTTGAAGGCCGGGCTCGGCGCGGTGCCGTTCGCCCTGGCGATGGCGGCCACCGCGGCGACCAGCGCCAGGACCGCCGCCCGGCTGGGCACCCGGCACACCATCGCCGGCGGTCTCGCCCTGATGTCGCTCGGCCTCGCCGGGGTGTCCCTGGTGAGCACCGGCACGCCGTACCTCGTGATCGCCGCCGCGATGGCCGTGGTGGGCGCCGGCATGGGCCTGATCATGGCGCCGGCCAGTGCGGCGACGGTCAACTCGCTGCCCCGGGAGAAGGCGCCGACGGCCGGCTCGATCAACAGCGTGGTGCGCGAACTCGGCGGTGTGCTGGGTATCGCGGTGGTCGGCACGGTCGTCTCGGCCTCCTACCGGGACCACCTGGAGTCCGCCCTGCCGGGCGCGCCGGCACCGGCCGCGGAGGACCTGACCTCCGCCCACATCGTCGCCGCGCACCTGCCCGCCGAGGCGGCCGGCCGGCTGCTCTCCGCGGCCGACCAGGCCTTCACCACCGCGATGCACGGCGGTACCTGGATCTGCGCCGCGATCACCCTGGTCGGGGCCGTCACCGCCCTGCTCGGGTTCGCCCGGACCGCCCCGGCCGCCCACTCGGCGGACGACCAGCCGGACCTGGGGCAGCCGGACCTGGGGCAGCCCGCGGTCGCCGGGGCGGACCGGACCCCGGCCGGCGCCCGGGGCTGACCCGGTCGGGTCCGGGGCCCGGCCGACGGATGGCCCGGCCGGCCGGGCCCCGGACCGACAGGCTTCGGCACGGTCAGGGCATCGGAGCGGTCAGGCCATCGGAGCGGTCAGCCGATGCCCTGCCGGTCCGGGGCCAGGGCGAAGGCCCGGTTCTCCGGATCGACCACGTGCTCGATCACCGCCCGCTCCAACAGGCTTCGCTGGGAGAGCAGTTGCGATCGCCGACCGGCCGGGGTGATCCGCAGCAGGTCGTCCAGTGCTGCCGTCAGCCGGCGCGTCACCTGGGGATGTCCGGCCCCGCAGATCCGGATCTCGGTGAACGCGAGGTCCACCACGCACTCCCAGTCGGGCACCGGCACGACCAGCCGCACCACCCCGTGGCGGTCCCGGAACTGGAGGTCGCCGAAGCTCTCCTGGACGAGCATGCCGAGCAGTTGGTGGATCCGGTCGACGGCCTGCACGGCGGTGGTCGGGTCGTTGACGGCCGGCGACAGCGCCCGGATCGCGATGTCCACCAGTTGCCGGAGCCCGAAGGTGAGGTCCTGGTGCATCGTCCGTTCGACGCCGACGTTCAGCGCCGAGGCGATCCGCCAGGGGCGCGGCGGGGAGCCGCCGGAGACCCGGACGATCGGGGTGCCCGGGGTGATGAAGTCCCCGATCCTCGGCACCATGTGGAACACCAGGTCACGCCTGCGCGCCAGGCGGACCAGCCGGCGGATGTTGAGGTCGCGCAGCGCGCCCGAGCGGCCCTCGTGGAGCAGCGTCAGCGCGTTCGCGGGCTCGGCCGGCGGGTCCCCGTCCGGCGGCACCAGCCGGTACTGTCCGATGACGGCCACCGACTCGGTCGCCACCCGGTCGATCACGTGCGGCACCCGCAGCAGCCGCATCATCGACTGCACGTACAGCACGAACAACGCCAGACTGAGGACGACCAGCAGAGTCGCCATCAGCCCGGAGAACACCGGTACCGAGGTGACCTTGCCCGGATCGGTCTCGTCGTCGTAGCTCAGCTGCACCAGCAGCGCGTACAGGAAGGTGGCCAGGCAGACCGAGAAGGTCGCCTTGGTCAGCCGGCTGCGGACGTAGAGCCGCAGCACCCGCGGACTGAACTGGCTGGCCGCCATCTGGAGCGCGACCAACGAGATCGAGAAGACCACGCCGATGAACGTGAGCATCGCCGAACTGACGCTGGAGACCACGCTCTTGGCGGCGGTGTCGAAGCGCATCAGCTCGCTCGCCGAGCCGGTCTCGGCGATCGTGGCGGCGACGACCGCCTCGTCCGCCCAGGCGGTCAGCCCGGCCAGCAGGACGGCGCCGACACAGGTGAGCAGCGGGGCGAACCAGAAGGACTCGCGCAGGTGGTCGCGCAGCGGTGACAGCGGCCGGTAGCGCGGCCCGGCCCGGCGCAGCCTGAGCCGGCCGGGCCGGTGCCCGCCCTGCCGGCTGCCGGCCGGAGCGGGACCGCCCGGGCCACGACCGCCCGGGCCACGACCGCTCGGGTCACCGTCGCTCGGGTCACGGTCGCTGGGCCGGCGGTCGCTCATCGGCCCAGGGTAGGAGCCCGGACGCGGTTCGCCCGGCGCGGCACGCGGACGCCCCCTGACGGCGCCGGCCACCGGCGCCCCCGGTCACCGCGGGCGCCGGGCGCCGGCCGTCCCCGCCCCCGGGACAATGGTGACCGGCGGCAGGCAGCCGCCGGTCACCACCCGCCGGGCCGCAGGGGCCCGCGCGCGGGGAGCGAGGAGTGGGCATGGCCAGGGAATTCGAGATCCGGCGCGAGGTCCTGCTGCCGGCGACGCCGGAGCAGGTCTTCGAGGCGGTCACGACCGGCACCGGCGGCCGGCTGTTCCCCGTGGCGGACGAGGCCGGTGCCACCCCGGGGCCGCATGCCCCCGGGGTGACGGCCTGGGAGCCGCCGGGCCGCTTCGCGGTCCGCACCGAGGGCGAGGGCGGCCGGTTCGACGCCCTGGAGTACCTGATCGAGCCGCGCGGCGAGGGCGGCGCCCGGCTGCGGTACACCCACGGCGGTGTCTTCGCGGAGGACTACGACACCCGGTACGAGAGCTGCGAGAAGCACACCGACCTCCATCTGCACACCCTGGGGCAGTACCTGCGTCACTTCGCCGGGCGCCCGGCGGTGGTCCTCGACGTCCAGGGGCCCGCGGCCTCGGCCGGCGCGGACGGGTTCGAGCTGCTGCTGGACGAGCTGCACCTCGACCAGGAGGTCCGGGTGGGCGACCGGCTGAGCCTGGACCTGCCGGAGATCGGCGTGCTGGACGCCGAGGTGGACTACCGCACCCCGCAGTTCCTGGGGCTGCGGGCCCAGGACGGGCTCTACCGCTTCTTCGGCCGCAACGCCTTCGGCGCCCCGGTCGGCGTGACCCTGCACCTGTTCGGCGAGGACGCCGACCGGGCGGGCACCGGGCAGGCCTGGCAGGCCTGGTTGGACGGCCTGTACGCGGGATAGTCCCCGCCGGTCCCCCACCTACGCCCCGCCTCGCAGCGGGGGCCGCCGGCTCCCGCTCGCCTACCCGCCCAGGGCCCGGCGCAGCGTCAGCGCGTCCGGGGCGACGGCGGTGAGCAGGCTCGCGTCCGCCCCCGGCAGGGCCAGCCAGGCGCTGCCCTCCGCCGGGGCGGGAGCGGGGTCGGGGGCGCTCCCGGGCCCGACCAGCAGCAGTTGCCCGGCCGTCCGGTGCCCGGCGAGGACGGCGGGGCCGTCCCAGCCGGGAGCGCCGGGGCCGAGGTCGGTCTGCTGGTCGAGCAGCAGCCGGCCGGCCCGCCGGACGGTCAGCCGGGAGGTGAGGCGTCCGGGCGGCCGGCCGCGGGCCCGGTCGTGGTGGCGGCCGAGGACCTGCTCCTCGCGGTAGCGCAGCCCGGCGCCCGGCGCCAGGGTGATCCGGGTGTGCAGGACGAGGTGGCTGCCGGCGGCGGCGACGACCTGTTCGGGCAGCCACTCCAGCCGGGCCCCCTCCCCCACCGTGAGGTCGACGTCGTAGTGGGCGGGTCCTGGCCCCGGCAGGCTGATGGTGGCCGCGGCGCTGGTGACCCGCATGGCGGCGCCGGCCCGGACGTCGACCGTCACGCCGAGCCGGTCGCCGCCGAGCGGGGCGGCCATCGAGCCGACCAGCACCACGTGCGCGGCCGGGCCGCTGCCCCGCGTACGGCGCGGGGCGAGCGGGCCGGCCCCGGCCAGCACGGGCAGGTCGGTGCCGCCGCGCCCGTCCGGCCCGGCGGTGATCCGGGCCCGCGCGGTGAGGGCGCCGGCGGCGGGCGGGGCGGTGGCGGTCACCTGGCGGCGGCCCAGTCGGCCAGCCGGGCCCGGACCCACCGGGCGACGGGCGCGACTCCGTCCGGGGCGGTCAGGGCGCAGAAGACGGTGGGCAGCTCGCCGCGCTGGGCCTCGGCGTCCCGGGCCATCACCCCGAGGTCGGCGCCGACCAGCGGCGCGAGGTCGGTCTTGTTGATCACCAGCAGGTCGGAACTGATGACGCCGGGGCCGCCCTTGCGGGGGATCTTGTCGCCGCCGGAGACGTCGATGACGAAGATCTGGTGGTCGACCAGGCCCCGGCTGAAGGTGGCGGTGAGGTTGTCGCCGCCGGACTCGACCAGCACCAGGTCGAGCGGGCCGAGGGCCTCCTCCAGTTCCTCGACGGCCTCCAGGTTGGCGGAGATGTCGTCCCGGATGGCGGTGTGCGGGCAGCAGCCGGTCTCGACGGCGCTGATCCGCTCGGGCGGCAGGACGGCGTTGCGGAGCAGGAACTCGGCGTCCTCGGTGGTGTAGATGTCGTTGGTGACGACGGCCAGCGAGAACTCCTCGCGCAGGGCCCGGCAGAGTGCCGCGACGGTGGCGGTCTTGCCGGAGCCGACCGGGCCGCCCAGGCCGATCCGCAGCGCCCGCCGGGTGGCGGGGCGCGGGGCGGCGGCGGGGCCGCGGGGCGCGTGCACGACGCCGGGGCCGTTCGGCTCGGTGAAGGTGTGCCGGGTGGGGGCGTCGACGTGGTCGACGTGGTCACGATGCAAAGAGCCGGACCTTCCAGGAGTGGTGCTGCTCGGCGTAGAGGTCGAGCAGGGGGGCGGAGGCGGCGGGCAGCCGGTCGACGTCGTGGTGGCCCGCGGCCTCGACGGCCGCCGCGGCGACGGCGTCGAGCTGCGGGCCGAGCCGGGCGAGGGCGGCGGCGACCTCGTACGGGTCGAGCCCGAGCAGCCGGACGCAGGCGGTGGCGGGGCCGTTGACGCTCTCGTAGGCGGCGACGGCCGCCGCCCCGCCGGGGGTGAGGCCGGCGGCGCGGGCGGCGACGCCGAGGACGACGGGCTGGTGGGCACCGCGCGGGTGTGCGGCGGCCAGCCGGTCGAGGTCGGGGTGCGGCCAGGCCGCCCGGGCCGCCCGCAGGAGTTGGCGGCCCAGGCGCCGGCTGGTGGCCCGCAGGGCGGGTGCCGGGGTGCGCGCGTCGGCGGCCTCGTCGAGTTCGGCGTGGCCCTGCCCGGTGGCGGCCGCCGCGGCCAGGCCGGCCGCGGTGAGGCCGCTGGTGTGCAGGCGGCCGGTGAGGAAGGCCGCCATGCTGGTGCTGTCGTGGACCCGGCCGG
Protein-coding regions in this window:
- a CDS encoding urease accessory protein UreF, producing the protein MSLAALLLLSDGRFPAGGHAHSGGAEAAVKSGRVHDSTSMAAFLTGRLHTSGLTAAGLAAAAATGQGHAELDEAADARTPAPALRATSRRLGRQLLRAARAAWPHPDLDRLAAAHPRGAHQPVVLGVAARAAGLTPGGAAAVAAYESVNGPATACVRLLGLDPYEVAAALARLGPQLDAVAAAAVEAAGHHDVDRLPAASAPLLDLYAEQHHSWKVRLFAS